The Edaphobacter acidisoli genome contains the following window.
GCGTCAGTTTTTTTGCATTTCCATTCTGCAGCGCAGTGGAGGAATCTGCTTCTCGCTTTTTGCTTGTCATTCCCGAAGGGAATCTGCGTTTGATGCCTGCCTGGGTCATCATCCCTGTAGCCCATCGTGAAACTTCACGCTAGCGTGGCTTCCATCGCAGAACGGCTTGTTCGAAGACTGCCCACACCGGCAAAGCGTCACCCGATTGCGCACCTCATACTTCTCCCCATCAGCCGACACCACCTGAACACCACCCCGCACCCACAGCGGCCCACTGCAATTCTCCGCCGGGTCCTCCACCAGCCCAATCGACTGCGCCAGCTCCGGCTCCACAGCCTTGCCTGAAGGCTTCTCCAGCAGCACCAGCCGCCCCGAAGGACAGTGCGTCTCCTCATGCACCACCGCCTTCCGCACCTCACCATCATCGGTCTCTTCAATCTGCCGCCAGATCGACCCGCCGTTATCGCAAAACCGCGCAAACGCGCAGAGCCGCTCCGCATCTTCCAGCACCATCCCCGGCCCATCATAGGTCTTCGCCTGTTCCTTATACGAAGCGTGGCTCGCCGTCTCCGTTCCATCAAACCCCACCTTCGCATGCGTGCCATCGCAAAACGGCTTCTTGTGCGAGTGCCCACAGCGGCAAAGCGCATACTGCGCGCCCGCTTCAAAATCCCGCCCGCGCTTCCAGGTCCACGACCCGCCCTCGTCATTCTGCGCGATCGTCTCCATCATCACCGGCAGCGAGCCCTTCACGATATAAGGCCCATTCTTCGTCACCTGAATCTGGCTCACCTTCTCCGCATCACTCATCGACATGTCCTCCCGCCCGGAAAGCATACTCCATTCACCGAATGTCATACATTCAGACTCGTCTAATTTCTCTCCGGTTAAAATCTCGCATCATGAAAATGACAGGATGAAAACTCACCCGTAACATGGGTCTCTAGTCGCTGGAGACAACCATGAAGACCCGAGTACGAACAGCACCCTGCCTCGCATCCGGCAAACTAGCCTGGTTCACATGGATATGTATCTGGAGCGCAATCGCCATGCCTGCCCAGACAGCTTCAGACGTGACACACTCCGGCATCGGCAATCCACAGGGATTACGCATGCTGGTCGATATAGATAACACCCAGCCAACACTGCGCATCGTACTGCCCGGCTACCCCATTACCGATCGAACAATTGAAGTCGTCTTCCCTGAACACGTCACCGTTAGAGAGCATGGAAGCAACGACGTCCAACACATCTATATGTGGCGCGAGGGCCATCAGGGCACTCCGCCAACGTGGCAAAGAAACGGAAATTCTCTGCAATACGAAAAGCACTTCGATGATGGCGTTGAGATGGTAGCACGGGCCACGCTTGAAGACGACGGCGTCCTGTTCGATTACGAATTTCGCAATCAATCGAGCACAGCATTTGATATGGTCTGGGCGCCAACCGATCCGAGGCTTACGTCCATCTTCCACGATGTGCGCCTCGAACGAACTTACGTCCACCATCAAACCGGCTGGGGACTGCTGGCAGCGAATACGCCGGAGAGGCTATCGATGCCCCTGAGCCAGTGGCTGCCGGCCCGCTATCACGACTCATACACATGGCCCGTCCCGGCAAAACTGGTCACGCGAGGAAGCGATGGAATTACCAACTACGACAATCCCATTGCTGTCGATGAGCCAGTCATCGCAACGCTTTCGCGGGACCATCAATGGGTCGTAGCGAGCTTTTCGCACAACACAGGAAATGTCTGGAGCAATCCCGAGCTTACCTGCCAGCACGTAGACGAAACCGCTCCTCTGCCGCCGGGAGGTACGGCTTCGCTTCAAGTCAAACTATTGATCGTTAAAGGGTCCCTGCAACAGGTGCTGAATCAAGTCGTAGCCGAGCGCAGTTCACTCAAGTAGCCTGCAAGACCGCCTCACCCCACCAGCAGTACGACGGCGTCTTCGGAAACGGAGCAATATACCCTTGCTCCATCTTCTCGATCCTGAGACCACCCTGCTCAATAAGCAACGGCATATCGCGCGTCAGAT
Protein-coding sequences here:
- a CDS encoding CDGSH iron-sulfur domain-containing protein; this translates as MSMSDAEKVSQIQVTKNGPYIVKGSLPVMMETIAQNDEGGSWTWKRGRDFEAGAQYALCRCGHSHKKPFCDGTHAKVGFDGTETASHASYKEQAKTYDGPGMVLEDAERLCAFARFCDNGGSIWRQIEETDDGEVRKAVVHEETHCPSGRLVLLEKPSGKAVEPELAQSIGLVEDPAENCSGPLWVRGGVQVVSADGEKYEVRNRVTLCRCGQSSNKPFCDGSHASVKFHDGLQG